Part of the Vigna angularis cultivar LongXiaoDou No.4 chromosome 1, ASM1680809v1, whole genome shotgun sequence genome, TACAACTTCATAGTCTTATTTTCACAGAATTTTAATTCCTGAAGGAATTGTTTGATCCACATGAGTTCACAGGTAGCCAAGGCCATAGAAcgatattctgcttctgcactagatcgagcaataacactttgtttcttgcttttccaagatacaagATTGCCTCCAAGGAGTATACAATATCCTGTGGTAGATCTCCGATCATTTGGAcaaccagcccaatctgcatcacaatatccttctaCCTCAGAACTTCCCTTATTTTCATATAACACTCCTTGTCCTGGATTCCCTTTTACATATCTAAGGATGCGTATTAcagcattccaatgatcaatatgtggattttgcataaattggctcacaaCTCCCACTGGATAGGAAAGGTCAGGTCTTGTTATAGTAAGATATATTAGTTTTCCCACCAACCTTCTGTATCTTTCTGGATCTGAGAAAAGTTCACCATGGTCtctcattaacttttgatttgagtccataggactatcaataGGCTTGCAATCTGTAAGacctgtttcctccaaaatatcaagggcatattttctttgtgaaatgacgactccttcttttgattgtgccacttcaataccaaggaagTATTTCAACCGACCTAGGTCTTTGGTTTGGAAGTGGTTGAACAAGTGATCTTTTAATTGAGCAATTCTcgcaacatcatttcctgtaatcacaatatCGTCAACATAGACcataagataaacacatttgttAGGAGTAGAATGCCCATAAAATACTGAATGATCGGCTTCACATCGTGTCAATCCAAATTGTTGCACAACacgactaaatttaccaaaccaagctcgaggtgattgtTTCAAACCATAAAGTGAACGacgtaatttacaaactaaattagactccccctgagcagcACGACGaaatccaggaggttgctccatgtatatctcctcttccagatcaccatgaagaaaggcatttttaatgtccagttgatgaagtggccacTGTCGAATGGCAGCCATGGCAAGAAAAAGACGAACACTACTGATTTTGGCTACAGGAGAAAATGTATCACAATAATCGAGACCATAAATCTGAGTATATCCCTTTGCTACTAGACGAGCTTTTAGCCGATCAATTgcaccagtaggaccaactttaatAGCATAAACCCATCTACATCCCACAGGTTTCTTACCAGGAGGAAGAGATACAAGTTCCCAAGTACCACTATTGTCAAGTGcctgcatttcatcaatcatggcttgtcgccatccagggtGATCAAGTGCCTCACGAACATTATTAGGAACTTTGATGTTAGAAAGagaggaaacaaaggagaaatagGTAGGAGACAAACGATGGTaacttaaaaagttataaacagGATAAGGATTACGAGTTGATCGAATACCTTTCCGAAGAGCAATAGGCCAAGCCTGATCAGATTCAACAGAGGgtgaaggatccatggtctgGGAATCTGGTGAAGAAGGAGctgagtctcgaggatcttcAGGCAAGGGAGGAGGTGGTTGAATAATGTCATCTGCATTTTGAGTGTGATTGGGAACTGGAGAAGTAGGAATGACTAAGGGATCACATGATGGGATAGGAAGCATGTTTTGAACAGATGAACATTCTTGCTTAGAGGACGTGAAGAAGGGTGTATCTTCAAAAAATGTGACATCAGAAGACATATAGTATCTTTTTGTtgagggagaataacatttatatcctttttgaagACGAGAATATCCTAAAAAGACACACTTAATAGACTTTGGAGAAagtttatcaagaccaggaGAGACATTATGAACAAAAAAGGTACTCCCAAACACACGTGGAGAGACATGATATAGAGGATCGTGTGGAAAAATTATGGAGTAAGGAATCTTATTATCAATAGAAGAAGAAGGCATCCTATTTATCAAAACACAGGCAGTGAGGACAGCATCCCCCCAATGATGAATAGGAACATTAGTATTTAACATTAGGGAACGTGCAatttcaatgagatgtctattctttctttcagctataccattttgttgtggagtatgaGGACATGTTGACCTATGTAAGATTCCTTTAGATGATAAAAAAGATGAGAGTTTactagaaaaatattctttggcattatcactcctgagaattttaattgtctttccaAATTGGTTctgaatttcattaaaaaaggacATAAATATGTctaaaagttcagatctctctttcattagataaacccaggtacatctagagaactcatcaataaaagtaacaaaatagttaaaaccaaaggaagtaacacgacttggtccccaaatatcagagtgaATAGTGGAAAAAGCAGAATTACATCGTGTCTCAGATGTCTTTGGATAGGAAGATCGAACGTGTttccctaactgacaagactcacaatctaagacaCTAATGTTTTTAAGATTTGGAaccatcatttttaatttagacaAACTTGGGTGACCTAAACGATCATGCAAAAGTTTAGGAGATAAAGTTGAAAGACAGGAAACAGATGAACTAGGCTTTAGATAATAAAGTCCCCGTGACTCACGTCCTTCCCCAATCAGACGTCCCGTTccatgttcctgtataacaaaggaaTTTGCAGTAAAAGTTACGGAACAATTTAGTGAACGAGTCAATTGacttaaagagattaaattataaggacaatgaggaatgtacaaaacagaatttaaatttaaggaaGGAGATAATGAAACTTTGCCAATTCCTTGAGATGCTACTTTGGATCCATTGGCAACAGTAATTAAATTAGGAATTTTTTGAGAGGAAATGGAGTAAAATGAAGGAAGGTTACCAGAGAGATGATCTGAAGCACCTGAATCAAGTATCCATGAATTTTGACTTTCTCTAGTTTGAGAAATGCATGCCGTTGACATTAAGGATGATTGATCAAGATTGGTAGATTTTTCAGATTTGTACCTCAAAAATTCTCGATATTCTTCGTCGGAAATTTTAGATTCTGGATTATCAGATCTAAACACCTGCACAGTTTTATCAGGAAAACCATGTAAAGAATAACATCTTTCCTGGGTATGGCCAATTTTCTTACAGTATGAGCATTGCACACGCCCACTTCGACCTCCACGACCTCCTCGAGTACTCctacctcttcctcttccttgtggAACTACCATTGCTGCAGTTTCAATAACATCAGTTGAATTCCCTTCTTTCACTAAAGTAGGTACTCGAAGGAGTCGAGTAACCAAATTATCCATTGACGGGATTTGATCTCCTGCTAAAACTTGATCACGGACATGATCAAAATCAGAGTGCAAACTTCTAAGGATTAAGACCATGTAATACTTGTCAAGTCTTTTGTTAATACTTTCTAATGAATCAGCTACGAagaatgtttttaattcttctaCTGCAGCTCTAGCCTTTGCTATATGAGAAATCATATCGTGATTGATTTGTTTGAGAGAGGATACTTTCTCGGTTGCATCAAAAAGTCTTTGTATATCATTAGCAAAAATATCTTGAGCTCTTTTCCAAAAAGAGAAACAAGTCTTGTAAGGTCTCATTATATCTAGAACTTCTTGTTCAACCGATTGCCACAACACAGCACATAACTGGAAGTCTAGTTTCTGCCATTGGGGTTTTTCTTCCTCCGAGACCATAGATGCATCTTGTTCAAGGTGATTatggtgtccttgaccaagaaaccataattccaccGCAGA contains:
- the LOC108331450 gene encoding uncharacterized protein LOC108331450 isoform X2, producing MASSGINSSFSATPIITSAKLNWKNYLSWSSAVELWFLGQGHHNHLEQDASMVSEEEKPQWQKLDFQLCAVLWQSVEQEVLDIMRPYKTCFSFWKRAQDIFANDIQRLFDATEKVSSLKQINHDMISHIAKARAAVEELKTFFVADSLESINKRLDKYYMVLILRSLHSDFDHVRDQVLAGDQIPSMDNLVTRLLRVPTLVKEGNSTDVIETAAMVVPQGRGRGRSTRGGRGGRSGRVQCSYCKKIGHTQERCYSLHGFPDKTVQVFRSDNPESKISDEEYREFLRYKSEKSTNLDQSSLMSTACISQTRESQNSWILDSGTWNGTSDWGRT
- the LOC108331450 gene encoding uncharacterized protein LOC108331450 isoform X1; translated protein: MASSGINSSFSATPIITSAKLNWKNYLSWSSAVELWFLGQGHHNHLEQDASMVSEEEKPQWQKLDFQLCAVLWQSVEQEVLDIMRPYKTCFSFWKRAQDIFANDIQRLFDATEKVSSLKQINHDMISHIAKARAAVEELKTFFVADSLESINKRLDKYYMVLILRSLHSDFDHVRDQVLAGDQIPSMDNLVTRLLRVPTLVKEGNSTDVIETAAMVVPQGRGRGRSTRGGRGGRSGRVQCSYCKKIGHTQERCYSLHGFPDKTVQVFRSDNPESKISDEEYREFLRYKSEKSTNLDQSSLMSTACISQTRESQNSWILDSGASDHLSGTWNGTSDWGRT